A window of Castanea sativa cultivar Marrone di Chiusa Pesio chromosome 8, ASM4071231v1 genomic DNA:
taaaataataatacaattgatgtccaaaaagaatgaaaataaatcaaaataagttGTCACTTTTGCTTCCCCTATCAGGTATGCGTGTCAGTACTATtctccattttgtggactttgaTGTTAAAAATAACCTATCAAATGTTTTATGACCCTACTGCTGTCTTAGTCATAGCTTAAGATTATTTCATGGAGATTATTCTCCTGTGGCTTATATGGAGTAAGCTATTAATAGTATGTTATGTATGCTATTTAATATTTGAAGACAAAGATGGTAGCTTTGCTGCCTAAATTGTATTCTTGAATTTGTACGAGGTAACTTTTGTATAGGTTCTTACTTTCATTTGGTTAACTTTTTGAGTCCAATCGTGATAAATGTCAACAAGTTTTGATTATGATAAATATAAtgtctttttttcctctcccaCAACTAAATTTGTAATTCGAGTATTGCCCATTCTTAAGCCATAGGTCATTAATTTGTTTTGCAGTTGCAATGCCAAAAGCATGTAAGTACCTAATGAATTCTATATGTTTGACAGTGCAGAATGGATCCGCAGTAATTCAAGAAGGACTGCTGTGGGATTGGATTTGGACCTTGAGGCTCTAAATTGGTGCTTGGAGAAGAACATAAGTAGAGTTGGGGCTGATGGGTATTCCAGAATATCCCTCTTTCATGGCAATGTCTTGCAACCTCTTGAGGCCAAGCTAGTCAACTTTGAGCCTCAAGAACTGATAAGTAAAATTACACTGCAAGAGGGCAAAGATGGTTCTAAGACTTGTGCATTGGAATCTACTGTGCAAGTGGGATCTATTGCTGATGATAAGTACATGAAGAGTTTGCCACTGCCACCTAGAGACATTGTTTGTGCATTTAACTATAGCTGTTGTTGTCTCCATAAACGCGCAGAGCTGGTTTTGTATTTTAAGCATGTCCTTGATGCCTTGTCAAAGAAAGGTGGTATATTTGTGATGGATTTATATGGTGGGACATCATCAGAGCACAAGCTAAGACTTCAGAGAAGATTTGCCAATTTTACGGTATAATCTTTCTGCTCCAAATAGTAATGACATTAATAGTATCAGAAGGAAGATCATAGATATAAATCTATTTGACCAGGTTCAGGTTCAGGTTCAAAGGAGATCTAATAATCTAGTCTCCAGAGAAGTGAGTCCAACTGTGTGCCACGAGAAACATTTGGAATGATATGAAACATAATCaggccaaaaataaaaaaataaaaagaaatgaaattattttgatcAGAGGTCCTTTATATTCTAGTTTTACATCTGTATGCAATTTCCGCTGTAATTCTTCTACTTAGGATCTTTTCTACTGCTTCTATTCCTAGAATTCTCTTTTAATCTTTCCTTTCTTGTCCCCCCTGTTTGTTACGGATCTTTTATCAAATTGGTGAGATATCCAAAATACAGCTTATATGACAGCAATCATCATTAAGCAAGAGACTTTTAATGCTTGAGAAAGTGAAATCTAAATATCTCCTTATAGCTTAGTGCTATTAAAGTTGCTAAGCAATGGAAGGaactaatttattattttgtgttcatTCCTGTCCAGGGCACaacataaatcaaaatataGCAATTCATCTTATTCTTCATTGCACAGGCCTCTTTTCTTATGGTTTAGAATTTGCTATCCGCATGTGCAGTATGTTTGGGAGCAAGCCGAATTTGACGTTGTTGAGCGAAAAACAAGGATTAGCCTCCACTTCCTTCTCCAAAAGCAGCAGAAAAAACTTCGCCATGCATTTTCATACAGCTGGAGGCTGTAAGTTGtgttatttattctattttagtGTTCTAGATATGAAAGGCGTAATAATCTAAACAGCTCAGGATTTATTATTAGTAGCGATCttgaataaatttcaaaaacgtTATAAGTTGGTTGCTCCTGTGCTAGGTGGTCATTGCCTGAGATTAAAGACTGCTTAGAAGAGGCTGGATTCCGATCTGTCCATTTTTGGCTTCGAGAAATGCCAGATACAGAAGAAATCAGAACTACAGAGGGATTTGGTGAAGGACGTGATGTGAAATATGAAGAGGTGAAAAGTTTTCAGCAACAAGATGCGTGGAATGCCTATATTGTAGGTGTTGCGTAGCTCATTGTTTCAGGTAAACGTTGAGGTGATATAGCTGTCATGAGCCGAACTTTAATATTTCTCTGTTTCAAATTCATGATTCAGATTAAATATCAAATTCTTAAAGGCAACAAGCACAATTGTTAGATTGACTCACATGGATGAAGAACATGGTCCATAGATTCCCTTTTTTGGaacttttttctatttgtttttgttgatataaaaagtaaaatccCCCTCCCCCAGGCGGCaggttggggaaaaaaaaaattcatttactTCTATTTTAGTTCCATTTCCAAAGTTAGCTTGCAGTGTAAATGCTTTGTATGATAGATTagtatttcttaattttgcCCTTTAGTTTCTCATATCATATTTACTTTCTGTGAAAGTTGTTTTGAGTGTTCTTGCAAGCTATTGATACTTGTCACTATAGATTTGAAATAGTCATGTTGATACTTTTTGTATCATTTTGACACCCCAATGTTGATGATCTTTAGTTTCCAGGAGCAACAGAGATttcctttgaatttgaaaatgttgATCTGAGAACTGAGCAAAATGGAAAGATCACCATTTTTGATGGCAGGGTTTTTGCGTGGACCCTTATTTGTTCCataatgaaaattgaaatatacAGATGAGAACGGGATGTAAAAGCCTTAAACTTcgcaggaaaaaaaagaaacatggaAAAAGCCTATTATTTTTACAAGTGAAgcaagaaaattagaaaagagTTCCCTTCCACTCCTTGCCTTGGACtaaaaatcattatatatatatatgtaagacTGAATCTTTTCGAGACTGATTTGTCCTATACGTTCAAACAAGACTTTAGCAAGATGTGGAAGGtcaaaattctattaaaaaaataggagAATTTATAGGCTTAAGCAATGTTAGCCAAGTCTTCTCGACTATCGGCCAAAAAAGGTACTGATTCTCAACTTGATTGGGACGAGAGCATTTTTGTAAGAGAGGAGAATTGCTTATTTATCTCTGCAAAATTGGAGAACTTTTAGCCGTATTATTTGGAGTCAGCATGTATCTATGGAGGTGGTATACCATACATAGGATACatgttgtatttttttgtaTCTATGGGAGAAAATAATTATTGCAAGGCCTCTGTTATTTACATTTGGAttgaacatatatattttttcttagttttgaTTACCATATAATGGAAAAGAGTTCTACCCCATCTCTCTTGTGGGTGTTGttttggaaattaaaaaaaaggaatgacACCTAACCTTGAAGTTATTACTTTcaccttttattttcttgaaaatccTAATTATATTAACTATCACTTTATTAAAcactatttaaaatttgaaattaatgttaaaaatgtattttttaattgtaatgaaaaataattactaattagtaaaTAGTAAATAGTAGTAGGTGTATATAGAATGTTtttgagtaaacagtaatatttattagaacACATAcgaaaat
This region includes:
- the LOC142606774 gene encoding uncharacterized protein LOC142606774 produces the protein MGKREKKQRHQQKNPHRGASYYAAEQDDDYDYQLSLPSSSYSSDSKPSVPEEEEEEEEEEEQEEEEEEEQEDDKNAENPSKNMPSKFDLYQQSVQSPKGDISYMQKFFLMYVGGRLPLYLQEDFCGTALLSAEWIRSNSRRTAVGLDLDLEALNWCLEKNISRVGADGYSRISLFHGNVLQPLEAKLVNFEPQELISKITLQEGKDGSKTCALESTVQVGSIADDKYMKSLPLPPRDIVCAFNYSCCCLHKRAELVLYFKHVLDALSKKGGIFVMDLYGGTSSEHKLRLQRRFANFTYVWEQAEFDVVERKTRISLHFLLQKQQKKLRHAFSYSWRLWSLPEIKDCLEEAGFRSVHFWLREMPDTEEIRTTEGFGEGRDVKYEEVKSFQQQDAWNAYIVGVA